The proteins below are encoded in one region of Gammaproteobacteria bacterium:
- a CDS encoding four helix bundle protein has translation MAREGRRHHSLRVWQDAVRLVTTIYRLTENFPPDERYGLVSQMRRSAVSVPSNIAEGAGRGSEKEWLQFLFIARGSMSELETQIMVAENLGYIQSTGRLFEEIDKLFAQLGALINRIKTRIES, from the coding sequence GTGGCCAGGGAAGGGCGAAGACACCACAGCCTGCGGGTTTGGCAGGATGCCGTGCGGCTCGTTACGACGATTTATCGTCTGACCGAGAATTTCCCGCCGGATGAGCGCTACGGACTCGTCAGCCAGATGCGACGATCCGCGGTTTCTGTTCCCAGTAATATCGCGGAGGGTGCAGGTCGCGGTTCCGAAAAGGAGTGGCTGCAGTTCCTTTTCATCGCCCGGGGCTCCATGAGCGAACTGGAAACCCAGATCATGGTGGCGGAAAACCTCGGCTACATTCAGAGTACCGGACGTTTGTTTGAAGAGATCGACAAGTTATTTGCACAACTGGGTGCCTTGATTAATCGCATCAAAACGAGAATCGAATCATGA